A window of bacterium genomic DNA:
CCGTCCAGCTCGGCGATCGAGTCGAAGCAGCGGCCGGCGACCACGTGGTCCCGGACGATGTTCACCTGTCGCTCAACACGGCCCTTGCCGGTGGGTCGGTAGGCGGCCAGCACGTCGATGGTGAACCCGTAGTGCTCGGCGAACGCTGCCGCCTCAGGGTGCAGTGGGACCGCGACCCCGGGTGCGACATGCCGCCTGATCACGGTCTTGGTGCGGTCATAGACGACGCCGCCAGGGACCCCACCGAAGTGCGCGAACGCGCGGCGGTGGCAGTCCCAGAAGGTGGCCAGGTCCATGCTGGTGGTGAAGCAGGTGAACGGGTCGCGTGAGTAGCTCAGCGTCATGTGGAACGAGTAGACGTTGCTGATCCCGACGTGGGCCAGCAGGTCTCCCTCGTCGCCCCAGTCGACCTGCGCTTGGGCGCCGGGGACGACCTCGAACCGGCGGTGCAACCCGGTCAACGGGTTCTCATCAGCCTCGGCGAGCTCGGCGGCGATCCGGGGCCGGGCCTCGGCCAAGAACATCTTGACCCGCTGATAGTGGCCGGTGAACCCGTGCTCGGCGACGAGGCGCTCATGGACCACGCTGCCCTTCAACGTGATGTCGTTGCGCAGCCACGCCTCAATCACGCCCACGAACGGGGTGATCACCTTGGGCTGAGTGCCCGCCCGGGCCGGCGCGACAGGAGGGACCGAGGGCGCGTCCTCGGCCAGGTACTTACGGACGGTGCGCCAGTCGACGCCGCAGTCGCGGGCGATCTCGGCATAGGTAGCGCCTGCGGCATGCAGGGCGCGGAAACGGCGGATGTTCATCCAGGACTCCGAATCAAGGATCATGAGCAGGTCACCCTTCGGGCTCGTCTACTTGGCGGTGGACGAACCGAAGGGTGACCCAGCTCAGGGCGAGGAGGGACT
This region includes:
- a CDS encoding IS21 family transposase, translating into MNIRRFRALHAAGATYAEIARDCGVDWRTVRKYLAEDAPSVPPVAPARAGTQPKVITPFVGVIEAWLRNDITLKGSVVHERLVAEHGFTGHYQRVKMFLAEARPRIAAELAEADENPLTGLHRRFEVVPGAQAQVDWGDEGDLLAHVGISNVYSFHMTLSYSRDPFTCFTTSMDLATFWDCHRRAFAHFGGVPGGVVYDRTKTVIRRHVAPGVAVPLHPEAAAFAEHYGFTIDVLAAYRPTGKGRVERQVNIVRDHVVAGRCFDSIAELDGAFEAWLPIRRAQVHRTHGQVIAVRAETDRAALGPLPDQPYLVTDKHLRRVGKDCLVSFEASFY